A genomic segment from Vagococcus zengguangii encodes:
- a CDS encoding 16S rRNA (uracil(1498)-N(3))-methyltransferase has protein sequence MQRYFMLKSIEEVDDQAIEVTGEIFHHMSRVMRMKPEEQAYLVFDEQLVVKAEITELFDNYLTMKVVERIEKSTELPVDVTLFCGFPKGDKLELITQKTTELGAHHIVGFPSKTSIVKWNDKKRSQKQERLEKIAREAAEQSHRSVSPDVLLLADINEMYNMLAQYDHVLVAFEEAAKEGEHAQLVQTLNAIQPGEKIAFIFGPEGGITPKEIEQFETRGAKVCALGPRILRTETAPFYALSALSYHLELQG, from the coding sequence ATGCAGCGTTACTTTATGTTGAAGTCGATTGAGGAAGTTGACGACCAAGCGATTGAGGTTACGGGTGAAATTTTCCACCACATGTCGCGCGTGATGCGAATGAAACCTGAGGAACAAGCGTATTTAGTGTTTGATGAGCAACTTGTAGTTAAAGCTGAGATTACGGAGTTGTTTGATAACTATTTGACGATGAAGGTAGTAGAACGAATTGAAAAGTCAACCGAACTGCCAGTTGATGTGACGTTATTCTGTGGTTTTCCAAAAGGGGATAAGTTAGAGCTAATTACGCAAAAAACAACGGAATTAGGCGCCCATCATATTGTGGGCTTTCCTAGCAAAACCTCGATAGTGAAATGGAATGACAAAAAGCGTAGTCAAAAGCAAGAGCGTTTAGAAAAAATTGCCCGTGAAGCAGCTGAGCAATCTCATCGCAGTGTATCACCGGATGTCTTGCTATTGGCGGATATCAATGAAATGTACAACATGTTAGCTCAATACGATCATGTCTTAGTGGCATTTGAAGAAGCAGCTAAAGAAGGTGAACATGCGCAACTGGTTCAAACTTTAAATGCTATTCAACCTGGTGAGAAAATTGCCTTTATTTTCGGTCCTGAAGGCGGCATAACGCCTAAAGAGATTGAACAATTTGAAACACGAGGCGCCAAAGTGTGTGCGCTAGGGCCACGTATTTTAAGAACCGAAACGGCACCATTTTACGCATTAAGTGCCTTGAGTTATCATTTAGAATTACAAGGGTAA
- the prmA gene encoding 50S ribosomal protein L11 methyltransferase → MNWTEVKVITETEAVEAISNILMEAGASGVSIEDAQDLINYSEDKFGEYINKEEIEHVREGAHVIAYFPETIFLPEVLPVIKEQIAKLPEYGLNIGSGEVSTNEVAEKNWETAWKKYYHPVQVSRFLTIVPEWESYEPKHADERIIYMDPGMAFGTGTHPTTFLTLHALESYLRGGETLLDVGTGSGILSIAAKHFGAGDVYAYDLDEVAVASAQQNIDLNPVAKDVKIAPNDLLKGIDIQADVIVANILPHIILLMIEDAWNLLPEGGKFIVSGIITEKEPSIMEKMTEVGFSLQQKFQQQDWLALVFEKPVKDEE, encoded by the coding sequence ATGAATTGGACAGAAGTAAAAGTTATCACGGAAACAGAAGCAGTTGAGGCGATTTCGAATATCTTAATGGAAGCAGGCGCAAGTGGCGTCTCAATCGAAGATGCGCAAGACTTAATCAACTACTCGGAAGATAAATTTGGTGAGTATATCAATAAAGAAGAAATCGAACATGTTCGCGAAGGGGCACATGTGATTGCGTATTTCCCCGAAACGATTTTCTTACCGGAAGTGTTGCCGGTGATTAAAGAGCAAATCGCAAAATTACCTGAATATGGCTTAAATATCGGATCAGGAGAAGTATCAACGAACGAAGTGGCAGAGAAAAACTGGGAGACTGCTTGGAAAAAATATTACCATCCAGTGCAAGTCAGTCGTTTCTTAACGATTGTACCGGAGTGGGAAAGTTATGAGCCAAAACATGCCGATGAACGTATTATTTATATGGATCCAGGCATGGCGTTTGGAACAGGCACGCATCCAACCACATTTTTAACGTTACATGCTTTAGAAAGTTACTTACGTGGGGGAGAAACCTTGCTTGATGTTGGGACAGGTTCAGGTATTTTAAGTATTGCGGCGAAACATTTTGGCGCAGGCGATGTTTATGCTTACGACTTAGATGAAGTGGCAGTAGCCTCGGCGCAACAAAATATCGACTTAAATCCGGTCGCAAAAGATGTTAAAATTGCACCGAATGATTTATTAAAAGGGATTGATATTCAAGCAGATGTAATTGTTGCTAACATCTTGCCACACATTATTTTATTAATGATTGAAGACGCGTGGAACTTGTTACCTGAAGGCGGTAAATTTATCGTGTCAGGCATTATTACGGAAAAAGAACCAAGCATTATGGAAAAAATGACAGAAGTTGGCTTTAGCTTGCAACAAAAATTCCAACAACAAGATTGGTTAGCGTTAGTCTTTGAAAAACCTGTGAAAGACGAGGAATAA
- a CDS encoding DUF3013 family protein — MKKKNMLEFLDKQLEKEMKDYDFAIDWNTKEHTVEVMVVLYAHNNQSVTIADLDGIESEEEVIEFEDAILLAPEGKYQGDPHDYLAVLPYAGKKGMKQGTIEAIAKYLYQVVEQGESDLMDFLQDETQEVFELLWDDAAFAEVEQAQLAKSQGQTEWPYPRY; from the coding sequence ATGAAAAAAAAGAACATGTTGGAATTTTTAGATAAACAATTAGAAAAAGAGATGAAAGACTACGACTTTGCGATTGATTGGAACACCAAAGAGCATACAGTTGAAGTGATGGTGGTGTTATACGCACATAATAATCAAAGTGTGACGATTGCTGATTTAGACGGCATTGAGTCGGAAGAAGAAGTGATTGAATTTGAAGACGCGATTTTATTAGCACCTGAAGGCAAGTACCAAGGCGACCCTCATGATTACTTAGCAGTATTACCTTACGCTGGGAAAAAAGGCATGAAGCAAGGCACGATCGAAGCGATTGCTAAATATTTATACCAAGTAGTGGAGCAAGGCGAAAGCGACTTGATGGATTTCTTACAAGATGAAACGCAAGAAGTCTTCGAATTATTGTGGGATGACGCGGCTTTTGCAGAAGTAGAACAAGCCCAATTAGCTAAATCTCAAGGCCAAACAGAATGGCCATACCCACGCTATTAG
- a CDS encoding VOC family protein: MMKKFVHHLCIQTNDYQASLAFYQALGFELKQETAGFHGREYNTWLELNGFYIELQTGKQALAAYDKETCGIPHFCLYVDELEMMLSELETLGVVFLEKNGGKIYSVEGGRLFKVKAPEGTIIEFRDTLAI, translated from the coding sequence ATGATGAAAAAATTTGTCCATCACTTATGCATTCAAACCAATGATTATCAAGCGAGTTTAGCTTTTTATCAAGCACTAGGTTTTGAATTAAAACAAGAAACAGCCGGTTTTCACGGGCGCGAGTATAATACTTGGCTAGAGCTAAATGGTTTTTATATCGAACTACAAACAGGTAAACAAGCACTGGCAGCATATGACAAAGAAACTTGTGGAATACCACATTTTTGTCTATATGTGGATGAGTTGGAAATGATGTTAAGCGAATTGGAAACTTTAGGAGTGGTTTTTTTAGAAAAAAACGGTGGCAAGATTTATTCAGTTGAAGGTGGTCGATTATTTAAGGTGAAGGCACCAGAGGGAACCATTATTGAATTTCGAGACACGTTAGCAATCTAG
- a CDS encoding replication-associated recombination protein A, whose translation MQQPLAFRMRPRNIEEVFGQQHLVGEGKIIRRMVDAKMLSSMILYGPPGTGKTSIASAIAGSTRYAFRMLNAATDTKKDLQIVAEEAKMSGTVILLLDEVHRLDKTKQDFLLPFLENGKIIMIGATTENPYISINPAIRSRCQIFEVKSLNETDIQAAIKQALSDEERGLGLYQTRLTDDALLHLSRATNGDLRSALNALELAVKSTQPDEDGTIQLTLAVIEECVQRKALTHDKKGDAHYDVISALQKSIRGSDVDAAMHYLARLVEAGDLVSICRRLMVIGYEDIGLANPAAAARTVTAVQAAEKLGFPEARIPLAQAVVDLCLSPKSNSAYLAIDGALADIRNGLVGEIPAHLKDSHYKGAADLGRGVGYQYPHDTPDAWVDQQYLPTGMTNKHYYQPKMTGKYEQALAHRYQHLEKNKKNRS comes from the coding sequence ATGCAACAACCGTTAGCTTTTCGCATGCGACCACGCAATATCGAAGAAGTCTTTGGACAACAACACTTAGTCGGTGAAGGCAAAATTATTCGCCGCATGGTTGACGCCAAAATGTTGTCTTCGATGATTTTATACGGCCCACCAGGCACCGGTAAAACCAGTATCGCTAGTGCGATTGCCGGTTCAACGCGTTATGCTTTCCGTATGTTGAACGCCGCAACCGATACTAAAAAAGATTTACAAATTGTCGCCGAAGAAGCCAAAATGAGTGGCACAGTGATTTTACTGCTTGATGAAGTCCATCGTTTAGACAAGACGAAACAAGATTTTCTCTTACCTTTCTTAGAAAACGGCAAAATTATTATGATAGGCGCAACAACTGAGAATCCTTATATTAGTATCAATCCAGCGATTCGCAGTCGTTGTCAAATTTTTGAAGTCAAATCGCTGAATGAAACCGATATTCAAGCGGCCATTAAGCAAGCACTAAGTGATGAAGAACGCGGACTTGGTCTTTATCAAACCCGCTTAACAGACGACGCTCTGTTGCATTTATCACGGGCAACCAATGGTGATTTACGTAGCGCCTTAAATGCTTTAGAATTGGCGGTCAAGTCAACGCAACCTGACGAAGACGGCACGATACAACTAACACTTGCAGTCATTGAAGAATGCGTCCAACGCAAAGCCTTAACTCATGACAAAAAAGGTGATGCCCACTATGACGTGATTTCGGCCTTGCAAAAATCTATTCGAGGAAGCGATGTTGATGCGGCCATGCACTATTTAGCTCGTTTAGTTGAAGCCGGCGATTTAGTAAGTATTTGTCGACGTTTAATGGTGATTGGCTATGAGGATATCGGACTAGCTAATCCTGCCGCAGCCGCTCGCACTGTCACAGCTGTCCAAGCAGCTGAAAAATTAGGTTTCCCGGAAGCACGCATTCCGCTAGCTCAAGCGGTCGTTGATTTATGTTTATCACCAAAATCAAACAGTGCCTATTTAGCAATTGATGGTGCTTTAGCCGATATTCGTAACGGATTGGTCGGCGAAATTCCAGCCCATTTAAAAGATAGCCACTATAAAGGCGCAGCTGACTTAGGACGAGGCGTTGGCTACCAATATCCTCACGATACGCCCGACGCTTGGGTTGATCAGCAATATTTACCAACCGGTATGACTAACAAACATTATTATCAGCCAAAAATGACGGGTAAATATGAACAAGCCCTAGCTCATCGTTATCAACATTTAGAAAAAAACAAAAAAAATCGCTCATAA
- a CDS encoding universal stress protein → MDGNQYKRILVAVDGTESSEKALKQGVDLAKKYHSELFIAHIIDTRAFQTLSSYDEETAQIASSMANQTLAEYAIEASKAGVQHVTTILRYGIPKKVLAYDLIAEHHIDLLLLGSSNLKTFEKLFLGSLSNYLAKHATCDVVTID, encoded by the coding sequence ATGGACGGCAATCAATATAAACGAATTCTAGTCGCAGTGGATGGAACAGAATCCTCTGAAAAAGCCTTAAAACAAGGCGTTGACTTAGCAAAAAAATATCATAGTGAACTGTTTATTGCCCATATCATTGACACGCGTGCTTTTCAAACACTCTCTTCATACGATGAAGAAACCGCTCAAATTGCTAGTTCAATGGCCAATCAAACTTTGGCCGAATATGCCATCGAAGCGAGCAAAGCAGGTGTCCAACATGTTACCACGATTTTACGCTATGGTATTCCAAAAAAAGTTCTCGCATATGATTTAATCGCAGAACATCATATTGACTTGTTATTACTAGGTAGCTCAAATCTTAAAACCTTTGAAAAACTATTTTTAGGTTCGCTCAGCAATTATTTAGCCAAACATGCCACTTGTGATGTGGTGACGATAGATTAG
- a CDS encoding M24 family metallopeptidase: protein MKQERLTNVLALMKERHINQIIVSDPAAIFYLTGEWIHPGERLLALVIREDGKHSLVVNKMFQIKSSLGIEIIYIDDVDNGIEILANQLEAGKIGVDKTWPAKFLLGLMQQTGQPVSEFVLGSEVMDDVRAHKTEEEKELMRAASRDNDEAVGRLIKLLPQELTELEMTEKLAEIYKELGNSGMAFEPIVAYGANGADPHHETNDDRVKPGDAVILDIGGVKNDYCSDMTRTVFYKEVSDRHRDIYEIVLEANKRAIAAVKPGVKFSEIDAAARDYITEKGYGEYFTHRTGHFIGIECHEAGDVSAANDRVVEPGNIFSIEPGIYIQGDIGVRIEDLIIATEDGYENLNHYNKELMIVG, encoded by the coding sequence ATGAAACAAGAACGTTTAACCAATGTCTTGGCATTAATGAAAGAACGCCATATTAATCAAATTATCGTCAGTGATCCAGCGGCAATTTTTTATTTAACAGGGGAATGGATTCATCCCGGTGAGCGTTTATTAGCCTTAGTCATTCGTGAAGATGGAAAACATAGCTTAGTAGTGAACAAAATGTTCCAAATTAAGAGCAGCTTAGGTATTGAGATTATTTATATTGATGATGTTGATAACGGTATTGAAATTTTAGCCAACCAATTAGAAGCAGGTAAAATTGGGGTTGATAAAACGTGGCCGGCTAAATTCTTACTTGGCTTAATGCAACAAACGGGTCAACCAGTTAGTGAGTTTGTTTTAGGCTCTGAGGTGATGGATGATGTCCGTGCTCACAAAACGGAAGAAGAAAAAGAACTAATGCGTGCAGCTTCACGTGATAATGATGAAGCGGTTGGTCGCTTAATTAAATTGTTGCCACAAGAATTAACAGAATTAGAAATGACGGAAAAACTTGCTGAAATATATAAGGAATTAGGTAATTCTGGGATGGCCTTTGAACCAATTGTGGCTTATGGGGCAAACGGAGCTGATCCTCATCACGAAACAAATGACGATCGTGTGAAACCAGGGGATGCAGTCATCCTTGATATTGGTGGCGTAAAAAATGACTACTGTTCGGATATGACACGTACTGTTTTCTACAAAGAAGTATCAGACCGTCATCGTGACATCTATGAAATCGTCTTAGAAGCAAACAAACGCGCGATTGCAGCCGTTAAACCAGGCGTGAAATTTAGCGAAATTGATGCAGCCGCTCGTGATTATATTACCGAAAAAGGTTACGGTGAATACTTCACGCACCGTACAGGTCACTTTATCGGAATCGAATGTCACGAAGCAGGGGATGTTTCAGCCGCTAACGACCGTGTTGTTGAACCAGGTAATATCTTCTCCATTGAACCAGGAATTTATATCCAAGGCGACATCGGTGTCCGTATTGAAGACTTAATTATTGCCACCGAAGACGGATATGAAAACCTAAATCACTACAACAAAGAACTGATGATTGTAGGATAA
- a CDS encoding APC family permease, translating to MEKESQQQYGLMTAITMIVGICIGSGIFFKADDILRYAGGSVPLGVLVLCLGALSIIFGSLSLSELAIRTNRHGGVVAYFEEFVSKEIASAFGWFQTFLFMPTIMVVVAWVAGVYTLIMLGIQSTLEKEIMVGTAYLLIIFGMNYLSTKIGGRFQELTTFVKLIPLIGIVILGVFWRPEVVAETTVQVKSVGGFAWLAALAPVAFSYEGWNIATSISHEVKDSKRNMPLALLIGPLIVLAAYVLYFVSLNNILGPEYILAVGDQAIYQVGQALLGKAGAVIITLFVVISVIGVINGLIMGSIRMPQALASKKMIPNAEKLAYIDPKKKLSRSSFSLALILALIWMFVHYLTQKFNVLPGSDISEIAIVFGYVCYPLLYIQVIKMYVAKEIKSKFKGLICPIFGILGSIMIIVGGIATNPTYVPIFILLCFMVCFAGYFYYEKKSA from the coding sequence ATGGAGAAAGAAAGTCAGCAACAATACGGATTAATGACGGCAATCACGATGATTGTCGGGATATGTATCGGCTCAGGTATATTTTTTAAAGCGGATGATATTTTGCGTTACGCAGGTGGAAGTGTTCCTTTAGGTGTGCTCGTTTTATGTTTAGGAGCTCTAAGTATTATTTTCGGAAGTTTAAGTTTATCAGAGTTAGCAATTAGAACAAATCGTCATGGTGGCGTGGTGGCTTATTTTGAAGAATTTGTTTCAAAAGAAATCGCTAGTGCTTTTGGTTGGTTCCAAACGTTCCTTTTCATGCCAACGATTATGGTCGTAGTTGCGTGGGTTGCAGGGGTTTATACGTTAATTATGCTCGGCATTCAATCAACACTTGAAAAAGAAATTATGGTAGGAACAGCTTATTTATTAATTATTTTCGGTATGAATTATTTATCAACAAAAATTGGTGGTCGTTTCCAAGAATTAACGACGTTTGTTAAATTAATTCCATTGATTGGGATTGTTATTCTAGGTGTGTTTTGGCGTCCTGAAGTTGTGGCTGAAACAACCGTACAAGTTAAGTCAGTTGGAGGATTCGCTTGGTTAGCGGCTTTAGCGCCTGTAGCGTTCTCTTACGAGGGCTGGAATATTGCGACGTCGATCAGTCATGAAGTGAAGGATTCAAAACGAAACATGCCGTTAGCGTTGTTGATTGGTCCATTAATCGTACTGGCAGCTTATGTTTTGTATTTCGTTAGTTTGAACAATATTCTAGGACCGGAATATATTTTGGCAGTAGGTGATCAAGCGATTTATCAAGTGGGTCAAGCTTTGCTTGGAAAAGCAGGAGCGGTTATTATTACATTATTTGTCGTTATTTCTGTTATCGGAGTAATCAATGGTTTAATAATGGGAAGCATTCGTATGCCTCAAGCACTTGCTAGTAAAAAAATGATTCCTAATGCAGAAAAATTGGCTTATATTGATCCTAAAAAGAAATTATCGCGTTCATCCTTTTCATTAGCACTTATCTTAGCTTTAATTTGGATGTTTGTTCATTATTTAACTCAGAAATTCAATGTGTTACCAGGTAGTGATATTAGTGAAATTGCGATTGTCTTTGGCTATGTGTGTTATCCATTACTTTATATTCAAGTAATTAAAATGTATGTTGCTAAGGAAATCAAGAGCAAATTCAAAGGATTAATTTGTCCAATATTTGGAATTTTAGGTAGTATTATGATTATTGTAGGTGGTATTGCTACCAATCCAACATATGTTCCTATTTTTATTTTATTATGTTTTATGGTTTGTTTTGCAGGTTACTTCTACTACGAGAAGAAATCCGCTTAA
- a CDS encoding helix-turn-helix domain-containing protein, whose protein sequence is MKIGSKIKEQRLKKGWTQEQLAGLLNVSRSAVSSWEVGRNYPDLEMIVALSDLFDISLDQMLREDTEMTKAVSKKIRMNKYYKVALIIIGILAMIYVGGNFKMRWAERDYRDNLTTLGWKIDENQVMANNAYILQEEGRTYWTYVMPTGLNGIPTEATKLMVITRQEISEGNDLVIGVYNDQKIELIIAKSNDSKVKYSGKLIVDDQLGNQKEGKELTTQKREYFESYIEEHKTEYLNMIQATLVKMKEIRQ, encoded by the coding sequence ATGAAAATTGGAAGTAAGATTAAAGAACAACGATTAAAAAAAGGATGGACACAAGAACAGCTAGCTGGATTACTTAATGTTTCACGGTCGGCAGTTTCAAGTTGGGAGGTTGGTAGAAATTATCCGGATCTTGAAATGATTGTTGCGCTTAGTGATTTATTTGATATCTCTCTTGATCAAATGTTAAGGGAGGACACAGAAATGACAAAAGCAGTATCGAAAAAAATCAGAATGAACAAGTATTATAAGGTAGCTTTAATTATCATCGGTATTTTAGCGATGATATATGTGGGGGGTAACTTTAAAATGCGTTGGGCTGAAAGAGATTATCGTGATAATTTAACCACATTAGGTTGGAAAATTGATGAAAATCAAGTAATGGCCAACAATGCTTATATTTTACAAGAAGAAGGGCGTACTTATTGGACTTACGTGATGCCAACAGGATTAAATGGGATTCCAACTGAAGCAACTAAATTAATGGTTATTACAAGGCAAGAAATAAGCGAAGGTAATGACTTGGTTATTGGTGTTTATAACGACCAAAAAATTGAATTAATTATAGCTAAATCAAATGATTCCAAGGTGAAATACTCTGGTAAATTAATAGTTGATGACCAATTAGGGAACCAAAAAGAAGGAAAAGAATTAACGACTCAAAAACGTGAATACTTTGAATCGTATATTGAAGAGCATAAAACGGAATATTTAAATATGATTCAAGCAACACTTGTGAAAATGAAAGAGATACGTCAATAG
- a CDS encoding LysM peptidoglycan-binding domain-containing protein, which produces MKKVYNKAWMMAPLFLSTTMTTVHAEEAQTVIEDKVDTQSLIKGDASLPKKLDYTNQVFSRSSNAENFVQSIASQAKSVAATNDLYASVMIAQACLETGYGASTLSQVPNYNLFGIKGSYNGQYVTMLTWEDDGKGNAYWIEANFRKYPSYQESFNDNAYVLKNTSFSTGNYYYSGAWKSNTASYKDATAWLTGRYATDTQYGNKLNMIIETYNLTQYDSNLDESGNVPDEGSNNNQSTSKDKHVVVSGDTLYAIAQKYGTTVSNIKKWNNLTSDVIYIGQTLLVSSNNNSNTGSNTNNQNNNQSNNNQNNNNNNNNQTQQSTYKVKSGDTLYGIAQKYQTTVANLKKWNNLSSDMIYIGQTLKVSSKSSDNGSTTETQPSQTSRHTVKAGDTLYRIAQKYNTSVSQIKTWNNLKSDLIFVNQVLIVKK; this is translated from the coding sequence ATGAAAAAAGTATATAACAAAGCATGGATGATGGCACCTTTATTTTTATCAACTACGATGACCACGGTACATGCTGAAGAGGCTCAGACCGTTATTGAGGATAAAGTAGATACGCAATCACTAATTAAAGGTGACGCGAGTTTACCCAAAAAGTTAGATTACACTAATCAAGTTTTTAGTAGAAGTAGCAATGCCGAAAATTTCGTTCAATCAATCGCTTCTCAAGCTAAAAGTGTGGCAGCAACTAATGATTTGTATGCCTCAGTTATGATCGCGCAAGCTTGTTTAGAAACAGGATACGGGGCGAGCACACTTAGCCAGGTGCCTAATTACAATTTATTTGGAATTAAAGGTTCATATAATGGCCAATATGTTACGATGCTAACATGGGAAGATGATGGAAAAGGCAATGCTTACTGGATTGAAGCAAATTTTAGAAAGTATCCGTCCTATCAAGAATCATTTAATGACAATGCTTATGTTCTTAAAAATACGAGTTTTTCGACCGGAAATTATTACTATTCAGGTGCTTGGAAGAGTAATACAGCCTCTTATAAAGATGCAACAGCATGGTTGACTGGTCGATACGCGACAGATACGCAATATGGCAATAAATTAAATATGATTATTGAAACGTATAATTTAACTCAATACGATTCTAACCTTGATGAATCAGGTAATGTTCCGGATGAAGGTAGCAATAATAATCAGTCGACAAGTAAAGACAAACACGTAGTTGTCTCAGGTGATACCTTGTATGCTATTGCTCAAAAATACGGCACAACAGTATCTAATATTAAAAAGTGGAACAACTTAACGTCAGACGTGATCTATATTGGACAGACCTTATTAGTTTCATCTAATAACAACAGTAACACTGGTAGCAATACTAATAATCAAAATAATAATCAAAGCAATAATAATCAAAACAACAACAATAATAATAACAATCAAACGCAACAGTCAACGTATAAGGTGAAATCAGGCGATACGTTATATGGAATCGCTCAAAAATATCAGACAACCGTTGCTAATTTGAAAAAATGGAACAACTTATCATCAGATATGATTTATATCGGGCAAACATTGAAAGTTTCTTCTAAGTCAAGCGATAATGGTTCAACAACAGAAACGCAACCATCACAAACTTCTCGTCATACAGTTAAAGCAGGAGATACGTTGTACCGAATTGCGCAAAAATATAACACAAGTGTTTCGCAAATTAAAACATGGAACAATCTTAAGTCGGATTTGATTTTTGTTAATCAAGTACTGATTGTTAAGAAATAA
- a CDS encoding MBL fold metallo-hydrolase, whose translation MEIQGMTTGPVEANCYFIYNDEAMIIVDPGEDADRIKAKVEEIGRKPVGILLTHTHYDHIGALEEIRQTYDIPVAVHPLEQAWLQDDKLNLSGLRPMESIVCQPAEVELEEKTYEMGGMHFEVLYTPGHSHGGVSFVFPEAEFVVTGDALFAGSVGRTDLPTGNMDTLLTGIQTKLFTLPEHYTIYPGHRGSSTIGFEMAHNPFFN comes from the coding sequence ATTGAAATTCAAGGTATGACGACAGGCCCTGTTGAGGCCAACTGTTACTTTATTTATAACGATGAGGCAATGATTATTGTTGATCCTGGTGAGGATGCGGACCGTATTAAAGCCAAAGTGGAGGAAATCGGTCGCAAGCCGGTCGGTATTTTATTAACACACACGCACTATGACCATATAGGTGCATTGGAAGAAATTCGTCAAACATACGACATTCCAGTGGCAGTTCATCCACTTGAACAAGCATGGTTACAAGATGATAAACTAAATCTTTCTGGCTTACGTCCGATGGAGAGTATTGTGTGTCAGCCTGCCGAAGTTGAGTTAGAAGAAAAAACATATGAAATGGGCGGCATGCACTTTGAAGTGTTATACACACCAGGTCATTCACATGGTGGGGTTAGTTTTGTCTTTCCAGAAGCTGAATTTGTCGTGACAGGTGATGCGTTATTTGCTGGTAGTGTTGGCCGTACTGATTTACCAACGGGGAACATGGACACTTTGTTAACAGGTATTCAAACTAAATTATTCACGTTGCCAGAGCATTACACCATCTATCCAGGACACCGTGGATCAAGTACAATTGGCTTCGAAATGGCACATAATCCATTTTTTAACTAG
- a CDS encoding MerR family transcriptional regulator: MAYLIKEFAELTGVTARALRHYDEMGLLKPSYVNDAGYRIYGEAEVEQMQHLLFLKELGLSLKEIQQILTNPNLDYLALLKEHRSSLLAKKAELDNLLQLVDDSIQAKEGAIEMSDKQKFEAFKQQVVVQDQKNGQIAREKYGEAAVNLSQEQLLNLNEAEYQAWQANEAELLDLLKNNEMIEIPSDIAEEIFKLHKAWISVAWGKYSIESHAGLAQLYAFTPDFIEYYDSRTFEGGTELLKNIILHYIAN; this comes from the coding sequence ATGGCGTATTTGATTAAGGAATTTGCGGAGTTGACGGGGGTGACGGCTAGGGCGTTGCGTCACTATGATGAGATGGGGTTGTTGAAACCTAGTTATGTTAATGATGCGGGGTACCGAATATATGGAGAAGCGGAAGTCGAGCAGATGCAACACTTACTGTTTTTGAAAGAGCTTGGATTGTCGCTTAAGGAGATTCAGCAAATTTTGACGAATCCCAATCTAGACTATTTGGCATTATTAAAGGAACATCGGTCATCGTTGTTAGCTAAAAAAGCTGAACTAGATAATTTGTTACAACTGGTTGATGATTCTATTCAAGCAAAAGAAGGAGCGATTGAAATGAGTGACAAACAAAAATTTGAAGCATTCAAACAACAGGTCGTAGTCCAAGACCAAAAAAACGGACAAATAGCGCGTGAAAAATACGGGGAAGCAGCGGTTAATTTATCGCAAGAGCAATTACTAAATTTAAATGAAGCGGAGTATCAAGCATGGCAAGCAAATGAAGCGGAGCTGTTAGACTTACTAAAAAATAACGAAATGATAGAAATACCTTCAGATATTGCGGAAGAAATTTTCAAATTACATAAAGCTTGGATCAGCGTTGCTTGGGGAAAATATTCAATCGAATCTCATGCTGGTTTAGCACAACTTTATGCATTTACACCGGATTTTATTGAGTATTATGATTCAAGAACCTTTGAAGGTGGAACAGAGCTATTAAAAAATATAATTCTTCATTACATTGCTAACTAG